Sequence from the Fusobacterium sp. FSA-380-WT-3A genome:
TTTTTAGAAAATAAAAAAGCTAAAATAAAAAGAGAATGCATGAAGTGTGGTCATTGCTTAGCCATATGTCCAGTATCAGCTATAAGAATATCAGATTATCCAGATGATGATATAAGAGAATATGATGAAAAAACTTTTAAAATAATTCCAGAAAATCTTTTAAATTTTATAAAATTTAGAAGAAGTATAAGAGATTATCAACAAAAAGAAGTAGAGATAGAAAAACTAAAAAATATATTAGAGGCCATTAGATTTACAGAAACAGGAGAAAATAAACAAGGAACTCGTTGTATAGTAATAAAAAATAAATTTAGAGAATTTAAAGATATTACTTGGGAAGGGTTTAAAAATTATTTAGAAAACATGACATTAGATGACTCTAGTTTTAGATGGAGAGACAAGTGGTTTGAAAAATATCAAGAATATATGGAAAAAAGACCAGAAACTGATATGTTTTTCTTTAATGCTCCTATGATTATGTTAATAGTAGCCCAAGATGAGTTAGATGGAGGATTAGCTGCTTCTAATGTAGAGAAAATGGCTGTTGCTCAAGGATTAGGGGTGTTATTCAGTAGTTTTATAAAAACTAGTTTAAAATATAGTGATAGAATAGATAAGTTTTTAGACCTGAATAAAAAAGAAAAAATAGTTGCTTGTATGCTATTAGGATATCCTAATAATAAATATTTAAGAACTGTACCAAGAAAAGAGAAAAAATTAGAAATTTTATAAAAAATTTTTGAATAAGAAGAACTATAAATTAAAAGATATTAATTTATAGTTCTTTTTTGTTGGATTTTAAAAATTATT
This genomic interval carries:
- a CDS encoding nitroreductase family protein, which produces MVNINIEKCIGCGKCIGVCFPRNIFLENKKAKIKRECMKCGHCLAICPVSAIRISDYPDDDIREYDEKTFKIIPENLLNFIKFRRSIRDYQQKEVEIEKLKNILEAIRFTETGENKQGTRCIVIKNKFREFKDITWEGFKNYLENMTLDDSSFRWRDKWFEKYQEYMEKRPETDMFFFNAPMIMLIVAQDELDGGLAASNVEKMAVAQGLGVLFSSFIKTSLKYSDRIDKFLDLNKKEKIVACMLLGYPNNKYLRTVPRKEKKLEIL